One genomic segment of Bos javanicus breed banteng chromosome 23, ARS-OSU_banteng_1.0, whole genome shotgun sequence includes these proteins:
- the ZBTB22 gene encoding zinc finger and BTB domain-containing protein 22 isoform X1, translating into MPEPTCPPPPKKSVQNPSKRPPRPPSSFPCSCGWGGTPSLHTMEPSPLSPSGAALPLPLSLAPPPLPLPAAAVVHVSFPEVTSALLESLNQQRLQGQLCDVSIRVQGREFRAHRAVLAASSPYFHDQVLLKGMTSISLPSVMDPGAFETVLASAYTGRLSMAAADIVNFLTVGSVLQMWHIVDKCTELLREGRASASATTVTTAAATSVTVPGAGVPSGSGGTVAPATVSSVRSHASSRASENQSPSSSNYFSPRESTDFSSSSQEAFAASAVGSGERRTGGPVFPAPVVGSGGATSGKLLLEADELCDDGGDGRGAVVPGAGLRRPTYTPPSIVPQKHWVYVKRGGNCPASAPLAPQDPDLEEEEEEEDLVLTCEDDEDEELGGGSGVPARGGPEATLSISDVRTLSEPPDKGEEQVNFCESSNDFGPYEGGGPGAGLDDSGGPTPSSYAPAHPPRPLLPLDMQGNQILVFPSSSSSSSSSQPPGNQAEHGAVTLGGTPAGALGGPGGTGGTPGGTGSGDGNKIFLCHCGKAFSHKSMRDRHVNMHLNLRPFDCPVCNKKFKMKHHLTEHMKTHTGLKPYECSVCAKKFMWRDSFMRHRGHCERRHHLGGGGGGGPGPGGGPSGPALQPKRESPCGGGGSGDEASGATPPSSRCVWSPLSVHKVEMGFSGGGGAN; encoded by the exons ATGCCAGAACCGACCTGTCCCCCCCCACCCAAGAAAAGTGTACAAAACCCCAGTAAG agACCCCCCCGGccgccctcctccttcccttgttCCTGTGGCTGGGGGGGTACCCCTTCCCTCCACACCATGGagccatctcctctgtctcccagcGGGGCAGCACTCCCCCTGCCTCTATCACTGGCCCCGCCACCACTGCCCCTGCCTGCAGCGGCGGTGGTACATGTGTCCTTCCCAGAGGTGACCAGTGCCCTCCTGGAGTCTCTCAATCAGCAGCGGCTGCAGGGCCAGCTCTGTGATGTGTCCATCCGGGTGCAGGGACGGGAGTTCCGGGCTCATCGTGCTGTCCTGGCTGCTTCTTCCCCTTACTTCCACGACCAGGTCCTACTCAAGGGCATGACTTCCATCTCGCTGCCCAGCGTCATGGACCCAGGAGCCTTTGAGACTGTCTTGGCTTCAGCTTACACTGGCCGCCTCAGCATGGCTGCTGCTGACATTGTTAACTTCCTCACAGTGGGGTCTGTGCTCCAAATGTGGCACATCGTGGATAAGTGCACTGAACTCCTCCGAGAGGGCCGGGCCTCAGCCAGCGCCACCACCGTCACCACTGCTGCAGCCACGTCGGTCACTGTCCCTGGTGCTGGGGTCCCTTCAGGGAGTGGGGGCACGGTGGCCCCTGCCACTGTGAGCTCCGTGCGCTCCCATGCCTCCAGCCGGGCCAGTGAGAATCAATCCCCCAGCAGCAGCAACTACTTCAGCCCCCGGGAGTCCACTGATTTCTCATCTTCCTCCCAGGAGGCCTTTGCAGCTTCTGCAGTGGGCAGTGGGGAGCGCCGCACGGGCGGCCCTGTATTCCCTGCCCCTGTGGTTGGCAGTGGGGGTGCTACCTCTGGCAAGCTGCTGCTGGAGGCAGATGAGCTGTGTGATGACggtggggatgggaggggtgCGGTGGTCCCTGGGGCTGGGCTCCGCCGGCCCACCTATACACCCCCTAGCATTGTGCCACAGAAACACTGGGTATATGTGAAGCGGGGTGGAAACTGCCCAGCATCGGCACCCCTGGCTCCTCAAGACCCAGacctggaagaggaggaggaggaggaagacttGGTGTTGACCTGTGAGGATGACGAAGATGAAGAGCTGGGGGGTGGCTCCGGGGTTCCAGCACGGGGAGGACCCGAGGCTACCCTTAGCATAAGTGATGTCCGGACCCTGTCTGAGCCTCCGGACAAGGGAGAGGAGCAGGTTAATTTCTGTGAGTCCTCCAATGACTTTGGTCCCTATGAAGGTGGGGGTCCTGGGGCAGGGCTTGATGATTCAGGGGGACCAACCCCTTCATCCTATGCTCCAGCCCACCCTCCAAGGCCCCTGCTCCCACTGGACATGCAGGGCAACCAGATCCTAGTCTTCCCATcctcttcatcctcctcctcctcctcacagccaccagggaaccaaGCTGAACACGGGGCGGTGACCCTGGGGGGCACACCGGCAGGGGCCCTGGGCGGGCCAGGTGGTACTGGCGGGACCCCTGGAGGGACAGGCAGTGGGGATGGAAATAAGATCTTTCTGTGCCACTGCGGGAAAGCCTTCTCCCACAAGAGCATGCGAGATCGTCATGTGAACATGCACCTCAACCTGCGGCCCTTTGACTGCCCCGTGTGCAACAAAAAGTTCAAGATGAAGCATCACCTGACGGAGCACATGAAGACGCACACGGGTCTCAAGCCCTACGAGTGCAGTGTCTGCGCCAAGAAGTTCATGTGGCGAGACAGCTTCATGCGCCACCGGGGACACTGTGAGCGCAGGCACCACTtaggcggcgggggtgggggtggaccgGGCCCCGGGGGCGGGCCCAGCGGACCggccttgcagcccaagagagaGTCCCCCTGCGGCGGCGGGGGCAGCGGCGATGAGGCCAGTGGGGCCACGCCCCCGTCCAGCCGATGCGTCTGGTCCCCGCTCAGTGTCCACAAGGTGGAAATGGGCTTCAGTGGGGGCGGCGGAGCAAACTGA
- the ZBTB22 gene encoding zinc finger and BTB domain-containing protein 22 isoform X2, which produces MEPSPLSPSGAALPLPLSLAPPPLPLPAAAVVHVSFPEVTSALLESLNQQRLQGQLCDVSIRVQGREFRAHRAVLAASSPYFHDQVLLKGMTSISLPSVMDPGAFETVLASAYTGRLSMAAADIVNFLTVGSVLQMWHIVDKCTELLREGRASASATTVTTAAATSVTVPGAGVPSGSGGTVAPATVSSVRSHASSRASENQSPSSSNYFSPRESTDFSSSSQEAFAASAVGSGERRTGGPVFPAPVVGSGGATSGKLLLEADELCDDGGDGRGAVVPGAGLRRPTYTPPSIVPQKHWVYVKRGGNCPASAPLAPQDPDLEEEEEEEDLVLTCEDDEDEELGGGSGVPARGGPEATLSISDVRTLSEPPDKGEEQVNFCESSNDFGPYEGGGPGAGLDDSGGPTPSSYAPAHPPRPLLPLDMQGNQILVFPSSSSSSSSSQPPGNQAEHGAVTLGGTPAGALGGPGGTGGTPGGTGSGDGNKIFLCHCGKAFSHKSMRDRHVNMHLNLRPFDCPVCNKKFKMKHHLTEHMKTHTGLKPYECSVCAKKFMWRDSFMRHRGHCERRHHLGGGGGGGPGPGGGPSGPALQPKRESPCGGGGSGDEASGATPPSSRCVWSPLSVHKVEMGFSGGGGAN; this is translated from the coding sequence ATGGagccatctcctctgtctcccagcGGGGCAGCACTCCCCCTGCCTCTATCACTGGCCCCGCCACCACTGCCCCTGCCTGCAGCGGCGGTGGTACATGTGTCCTTCCCAGAGGTGACCAGTGCCCTCCTGGAGTCTCTCAATCAGCAGCGGCTGCAGGGCCAGCTCTGTGATGTGTCCATCCGGGTGCAGGGACGGGAGTTCCGGGCTCATCGTGCTGTCCTGGCTGCTTCTTCCCCTTACTTCCACGACCAGGTCCTACTCAAGGGCATGACTTCCATCTCGCTGCCCAGCGTCATGGACCCAGGAGCCTTTGAGACTGTCTTGGCTTCAGCTTACACTGGCCGCCTCAGCATGGCTGCTGCTGACATTGTTAACTTCCTCACAGTGGGGTCTGTGCTCCAAATGTGGCACATCGTGGATAAGTGCACTGAACTCCTCCGAGAGGGCCGGGCCTCAGCCAGCGCCACCACCGTCACCACTGCTGCAGCCACGTCGGTCACTGTCCCTGGTGCTGGGGTCCCTTCAGGGAGTGGGGGCACGGTGGCCCCTGCCACTGTGAGCTCCGTGCGCTCCCATGCCTCCAGCCGGGCCAGTGAGAATCAATCCCCCAGCAGCAGCAACTACTTCAGCCCCCGGGAGTCCACTGATTTCTCATCTTCCTCCCAGGAGGCCTTTGCAGCTTCTGCAGTGGGCAGTGGGGAGCGCCGCACGGGCGGCCCTGTATTCCCTGCCCCTGTGGTTGGCAGTGGGGGTGCTACCTCTGGCAAGCTGCTGCTGGAGGCAGATGAGCTGTGTGATGACggtggggatgggaggggtgCGGTGGTCCCTGGGGCTGGGCTCCGCCGGCCCACCTATACACCCCCTAGCATTGTGCCACAGAAACACTGGGTATATGTGAAGCGGGGTGGAAACTGCCCAGCATCGGCACCCCTGGCTCCTCAAGACCCAGacctggaagaggaggaggaggaggaagacttGGTGTTGACCTGTGAGGATGACGAAGATGAAGAGCTGGGGGGTGGCTCCGGGGTTCCAGCACGGGGAGGACCCGAGGCTACCCTTAGCATAAGTGATGTCCGGACCCTGTCTGAGCCTCCGGACAAGGGAGAGGAGCAGGTTAATTTCTGTGAGTCCTCCAATGACTTTGGTCCCTATGAAGGTGGGGGTCCTGGGGCAGGGCTTGATGATTCAGGGGGACCAACCCCTTCATCCTATGCTCCAGCCCACCCTCCAAGGCCCCTGCTCCCACTGGACATGCAGGGCAACCAGATCCTAGTCTTCCCATcctcttcatcctcctcctcctcctcacagccaccagggaaccaaGCTGAACACGGGGCGGTGACCCTGGGGGGCACACCGGCAGGGGCCCTGGGCGGGCCAGGTGGTACTGGCGGGACCCCTGGAGGGACAGGCAGTGGGGATGGAAATAAGATCTTTCTGTGCCACTGCGGGAAAGCCTTCTCCCACAAGAGCATGCGAGATCGTCATGTGAACATGCACCTCAACCTGCGGCCCTTTGACTGCCCCGTGTGCAACAAAAAGTTCAAGATGAAGCATCACCTGACGGAGCACATGAAGACGCACACGGGTCTCAAGCCCTACGAGTGCAGTGTCTGCGCCAAGAAGTTCATGTGGCGAGACAGCTTCATGCGCCACCGGGGACACTGTGAGCGCAGGCACCACTtaggcggcgggggtgggggtggaccgGGCCCCGGGGGCGGGCCCAGCGGACCggccttgcagcccaagagagaGTCCCCCTGCGGCGGCGGGGGCAGCGGCGATGAGGCCAGTGGGGCCACGCCCCCGTCCAGCCGATGCGTCTGGTCCCCGCTCAGTGTCCACAAGGTGGAAATGGGCTTCAGTGGGGGCGGCGGAGCAAACTGA
- the SMIM40 gene encoding small integral membrane protein 40, with protein sequence MAEEEGDVDEEDVFLAFARHPTPPRGPLRRAMDKAFFIFLVLIATLLMLEAVWKLLWLLPWAKFEDWLLRTPEKEEELEL encoded by the coding sequence ATGGCCGAGGAGGAGGGCGATGTGGATGAGGAGGATGTGTTCCTGGCATTTGCCCGACATCCCACTCCTCCCAGGGGTCCCCTGCGGCGGGCCATGGACAAAGCCTTCTTTATCTTCCTGGTCCTCATCGCGACACTGCTGATGCTGGAGGCTGTTTGGAAGCTGCTATGGCTGCTACCTTGGGCAAAGTTTGAGGACTGGCTCCTGAGAACGcctgagaaggaggaggagctggaaTTGTGA
- the DAXX gene encoding death domain-associated protein 6 produces the protein MATANSIIVLDDDEEDEAAAQPGPSHPPPNPASPKAEDPGSSQPHGAGGSSSSGGKKCYKLENEKLFEEFLALCKTQTADHPEVVPFLYNRQQRAHPLFLASAEFCNILSRVLSRAQNRPAKLYVYINELCTVLKAHSAKKKLNLAPAATTSSEPSGNNPPTDPSSDPNAETTASEAPRTHGSRRQIQRLEQLLALYVAEIRRLQEKELDLSEMDDPDSTYLQEARLKRKLIRLFGRLCELKDCSSLTGRVIEQRIPYRGTRYPEVNRRIERLINKPGPDTFPDYGDVLRAVEKAAARHSLGLPRQQLQLMAQDAFRDVGIRLQERRHLDLIYNFGCHLTDDYRPGIDPALSDPVLARRLRENRSLAMSRLDEVISKYAMMQDRNEESERQKRRARLPQATSSHSEDTPKSSLDSGEGPSGMASQECPTTSKAEIDDEEDEESEEEEEEEEEEDEEEDEEEDEEDEEEEDEATDSEEEEDLEQMKEGQGDDEEEEEEAEKDGDKSPVSPLPISTEKNLEPHKGKNGSSEEQQNKRLTESPSSLAEEPPAPSSVVAESREEHLEELPLEEESPMSQLFELEIEALPLDTTPSPEERDVSSSKKSEDLLTTVLENGAAMVTSTSFNGGVSPHTWGDSSPPRKKSRKEKQTEAGPLGKSHVEMQRAVQKNGQKTHTLPSPPSPLASMAPVADSSTRVDSPSHGLVTSSLCSPLPTRLSHTPQSQPSRPGTYKMSVATQCDPEEIIVLSDSD, from the exons ATGGCCACCGCTAACAGCATCATCGTGCTGGATGATGATGAAGAAGATGAAGCAGCTGCTCAACCAGggccctcccacccaccccctaaTCCGGCCTCACCCAAGGCAGAAGACCCTGGCTCCTCTCAGCCCcatggggctggaggaagcagtaGTTCTGGCGGCAAGAAATGCTACAAGTTGGAGAATGAGAAGCTGTTTGAAGAG TTCCTTGCACTGTGTAAGACGCAGACGGCGGATCACCCTGAGGTGGTCCCGTTCCTCTATAACCGGCAGCAGCGGGCCCACCCTCTGTTTTTGGCCTCGGCGGAGTTCTGCAACATCCTCTCTCGGGTCCTCTCTCGGGCCCAGAACCGGCCAGCTAAGCTCTATGTCTACATTAATGAGCTCTGCACGGTTCTCAAGGCCCACTCAGCCAAGAAGAAGCTGAACCTGGCCCCTGCTGCCACCACCTCTAGTGAGCCCTCTGGGAATAACCCTCCCACAGACCCCTCCTCGGACCCAAATGCTGAGACCACTGCCTCTGAGGCCCCAAGGACCCATGGTTCCCGGCGGCAGATCCAGCGCTTGGAGCAGCTGCTGGCACTGTATGTGGCAGAGATCCGGCGGCTGCAAGAAAAGGAGTTGGATCTCTCAGAAATGGATGACCCAGACTCCACTTACCTGCAGGAAGCAAGGTTGAAGCGTAAGCTGATCCGTCTCTTTGGACGGCTGTGTGAGCTGAAAGACTGCTCTTCACTGACAGGCCGGGTCATAGAGCAGCGCATCCCCTACCGTGGTACCCGCTACCCAGAGGTCAATAGGCGCATTGAGCGGCTCATCAACAAGCCAGGGCCTGATACCTTCCCTGACTATGGAGATGTACTGCGCGCCGTAGAGAAGGCAGCTGCTCGGCACAGCCTTGGCCTCCCCCGACAGCAGCTCCAGCTCATGGCTCAGGATGCCTTCCGAGATGTGGGCATCAGGTTACAGGAGCGTCGCCACCTGGATCTCATCTACAACTTTGGCTGTCACCTCACAGATGACTATAGGCCAG GCATTGATCCCGCACTGTCAGATCCTGTCCTGGCCCGGCGCCTGCGGGAGAACCGAAGCTTGGCTATGAGCCGGCTGGATGAGGTCATCTCCAAGTATGCGATGATGCAAGACAGGAATGAGGAGAGtgagagacagaagagaagagcCCGGCTCCCCCAGGCCACCTCTTCCCACTCTGAAGATACCCCCAAATCCTCGTTGGATTCTGGTGAG GGCCCTAGTGGGATGGCATCCCAGGAGTGTCCTACCACTTCCAAGGCTGAGATCGATGATGAAgaagatgaggaaagtgaagaggaggaggaagaggaagaggaggaagatgaggaggaaGACGAGGAGGAAGACGAGGAagatgaggaggaagaagatgagGCCACAGATTCCGAAGAAGAGGAGGATCTGGAACAGATGAAGGAAGGTCAGGGGGAcgatgaagaggaggaggaggaagcag agaaggaTGGAGATAAGAGCCCCGTGTCCCCACTACCGATCTCCACTGAAAAGAACCTGGAACCTCATAAAGGGAAAAATGGGTCTTCAGAGGAGCAGCAAAACAAAAGACTCACAGAGTCACCATCTTCACTGGCAGAAGAGCCCCCGGCCCCCTCCAGTGTAGTTGCTGAAAGCAGGGAAGAGCACCTCGAGGAGCTGCCCCTGGAGGAAGAGAGCCCTATGTCTCAGCTCTTTGAGCTAGAGATTGAAGCCTTGCCCCTGGATACGACCCCTTCCCCTGAGGAGAGGGACGTTTCCTCTTCCAAGAAATCAGAGGACCTCCTCACCACTGTGTTGGAGAATGGGGCCGCCATGGTCACCTCCACTTCCTTCAATGGAGGCGTCTCTCCTCACACTTGGGGGGATTCCAGTCCCCCCCGCAAGAAATCTCGGAAAGAGAAGCAAACAGAAGCTGGGCCATTAGGAAAGAG CCATGTGGAAATGCAAAGGGCAGTACAGAAGAACGGGCAGAAGACACATACCCTGCCCAGCCCACCTTCCCCCTTGGCTTCTATGGCTCCAGTTGCTGATTCCTCAACAAGGGTGGACTCTCCTAGCCATGGCTTGGTGACCAGCTCCCTCTGTAGCCCACTTCCAACCCGGTTGTCCCACACTCCCCAGTCACAACCCTCCAGGCCTGGTACTTATAAG ATGAGTGTGGCGACACAGTGTGATCCCGAGGAGATCATCGTGCTCTCAGACTCTGATTAa